Within Opitutales bacterium, the genomic segment GGTCGAGTGTCGTGCGCATGTATCTGATGCTGTCATTTTTTGCATCAGATGTCAATTTGGTTGATGCTGAGATGACGAGCCATAGGTAGCGCTTTAGATCTCGAAGAATCGGTCTCGGTCGCGAGAATTGGGTTTACCGCATGGGACCTGGGAGAACCTGTTAAATGGGGTGTCCTCTAACGCTGGAAGAAGAGGTTATCCGCGAATGAACGCCAATTTGCGCGAATGATTTTTGGAATTTTTTGGGATCGATATCGCTGTTGACGGAGTGAAGCGGAGATGGCTCAGCTATGGTGAATATTACCCTCTGGCGCCGTGGCGTTCCAGTCGCCTGTGTGGGCTTGTTTAATGAAGGCCTTGTCTTTTGACTTAAAAATCACCCCCTGGTGCTGCTCTGAATTCTTATTCCTCGCTCAGTTCTTTGATGAGGGTGAAGCTGCCTTGAGTGCCGTCTTCGATGAAGGCTAGGGTGAGGTGGGGATTTTCGGGTAGGGCGTCGAAGGAGCGTATTTCTTGGATGGGTTTGCCGTTGATACGGGTGACGACGGCGCCGGGCTGGAAGACGAATTGGTAGAGGGAGCGTTGGGCGATCTCGGCTACGACGGCGCCTTCTAGGTCGGCGGGGAGTTGAAGCTGTTGCCTGATCTGGTCGTTGAGTCGGACGAGGCGGACGTCGCTAAGGAAGGGGCCAAAGATGGGGGTGCGGACTAGGAAATCGAACCAGTCGCCGAGGATGACTTGCCGCTGAAAGATCTGGTTTTCGCGAGAGATGGTGAGGGTGACTTGGGAGCCGGGTTTTTTTGTGGAAATTTCGATCTGCAGGGCGCGGACGGTGCGGACTGCTTTGCCATTGACGGATAGGACAACGTCGCCGATCTGGAGATTGGCGCGATCGGCGGCGAGCCCAGGCTGGATCTCTGCAATCCGCACGCCTTCGGGAATGCCTTGGGAGTCATCTCCAAAATATTGGCCATCGAGGAGAACGCCGAGGAGTCCACGTCGGTCGACAGATGGCTCCGAATTTTGTGCGTAGCTCGCTAGGGTAGTGAGGCCCATCATCAGGGTTGCTACGAGGCGAATGATTGGGCGTGCTGTGCTCATGGGGTAGTGTTTGATGTCAGATGCGTTATTTCTTATTCTGAGCAAGATAAAAGCCACCGATATTGGATACGTGGTTGTTGATGATCTTGGCTACAGTATGCGGCAGGGTCTTGCCTTTGTGGCATTCAAAGATCGCTGCGATTAGGGCGATTTCGATATCCTCGATTTTGTGTCCGCTTTCATTCATCTGCCGAGCTATGTCGATAGCTTGGGACTCTGCTTTTTTGTAGTTATCGAATTTTTCTTGGTTGGCCATTGTGTGGAAGAGAGTGTTTTGAGAGGGATGTTTCAACTCTCATTAGAGTTTCGCAGTGCGGTAGATGCGGTCGACGCGTTTTGTGATGGAGGTGAGAGATTCCCAAGGGATGGTGTTCCCTTGCAGGGAAAATTCTTCGAGTGAAATTTTTTGCTTTTGCTGGTGGCCGATGAGGACGGCGGGGTCGCCCGCATTCACGTTGTTCAGGTGGGATACGTCTACAACGGTTTGGTCCATAGTGACGCGTCCCAAGATTGGACAGTGTGTGCCGTCGATGAGAACGTGTCCGCCGCCGGTTCCGGGGAATGGGATACCGTCGGCGTAGCCTGCAGCGAGGAGGGCGACACGGCTGTTGGCTTTGAGCCTCACTGTGCCTCCGTAGCTGATGGGTGTGCCTGCCGGTAGTCGTTTGACCAGGGACACTCGGGTGTGGAAACTGAAAACAGGTTCCACGCGCACATGACCGATGGCGGCACTTGTTTTAGGCTCGATGCCAAATTGGAGCAGGCCGATGCGGACTGCGTTAAAGGGCCCAGGATTTAAAAATGAGGATAGGGCTGCGCTGTTGTCGGCATGGAGCATCATTTTGTCGCTAGGCTGAAGGTCGAGCCGCTTGATTAGTTGCAGCATACGTTCGCGTTGCAGATGCGTGTAATCCAAGTCACTGTCGGCGCTACTGAAATGAGTGAACACACCGCGTAAATCAACTCCGGGGCTTTGCTGGATGTGATGATACAGTGCGTCGGCTTGTTCATACCAGATACCGAGGCGTCCCATGCCTGTATCGATTTTTAGGTGGATTTGCACGGGGCGACCGCGTTCGCGCGCGAGACGACTCAGCCGGTCTACTTCAGAAGCTGATGAAACGGTGACCATCCAATCATGATCAGCGATTTCGCTCAGCTCGTCAGGTAAGACTGGACTGAGGATGAGGATGGGCCAGCCGGAGCCGATTTCCTCGATCTGTCTCGCCTCGGTAACATTGGCGACTGCAAACAAGTCGGCCCCGGCCTGCATGAGGCGAGTTACGGTTTGCTGATAGCCATGACCGTAAGCATCTGCTTTAACCACCGACACGTAGCTGACTCCAGGGGGTAGGGCAGAACGGATTTTGTGGAGATTACGCTCTAGTGCAGCGAGATCGATCTCTGCCCAGCAACGGCGTCCGAGAGGTGGGGCATATATAGACACGAAAAAAGCGGCCCCTGATTGAATCCTGGTGGCCGCGGTCCAAAAATTTTATGATGCCTATCCCTCTTTGGATGGCGAGGTTGGGTGAGCTTTAGGGGCTGGTGCGGTGGGTTCAGCCTTGGGAGTCACAGGCGGCGTGCGTGGGGCGGGCTCCTCAGTGGTATCCATGGCTTGGCGAAAATCTGTTTCGATATCTCGGGTGGCTTTTTTGAATTCGCCGATGGATTTACCAAATGAGCGAAACAACTCAGGGAGGCGTTTGGCTCCGAAGAGGAGTAGAATGACGAAGAAAATAATGATCAGCTCAGGACCACCCAATCCTTGGATGAAGCTGAAGTGGAGGAGCATATCGTTAATCATAGCGATGTAAGTAAATGGGTTATGCGGTGCTGTAAACCGTGAACTCTGATTCGTATCGGGTGTTTGGGAGTCGGGCCTGTCATGGGAAATTACGGGAAATGTTATGAGAAACTAACGCCGGAGGTTTCAGATGGTTCCTCATTCGTCGAAATTTCCCTCCATGAGTGAATCGCACCACAGTGCTCTCGGCGCTTCTCGTGTCCTGCTTGTAGATGATGACCGACTGTCGCTTAAAGTCGCACAGATGGCCTTAGAAAAGGCAGGTATGGAGGTCGATAGTTTCACAAATCCGGAGGAGGCGCTGGCATATTTTGAGGAACATCCCATGGGGTATTACACATGTTTACTCACTGACTACAGTATGCCCGAAATGACTGGTGTGGAGCTCTTGGCGGCTTTGAGGCAGCGCGATGAGTTTCTCTCTTGCATCGTGATCACTGCAAGAGATGAGCAAGATATCGTTCGAGATTCTTATCGGCGAGGGGCTCTTGATATGTTGGGCAAGCCTGTCGATTTGCGTGAGTTGCTGCGCGTGATGCGTTTGGCTTGTAAGAAGACCGCGCTGACTCGAAAGGAGGCAGAAACGGTCGCAGGAGTCGAGGAGGCAGGCCGGAATGAACGGGTCATCACCATGCCCATGCCCCCAGAGTTGGAAGGGCGACTCAGTATTTATTACCGACCACGTCACGCAATCGGTGGTGATTTTTACCTTTGTCAGA encodes:
- a CDS encoding PDZ domain-containing protein, which produces MSTARPIIRLVATLMMGLTTLASYAQNSEPSVDRRGLLGVLLDGQYFGDDSQGIPEGVRIAEIQPGLAADRANLQIGDVVLSVNGKAVRTVRALQIEISTKKPGSQVTLTISRENQIFQRQVILGDWFDFLVRTPIFGPFLSDVRLVRLNDQIRQQLQLPADLEGAVVAEIAQRSLYQFVFQPGAVVTRINGKPIQEIRSFDALPENPHLTLAFIEDGTQGSFTLIKELSEE
- a CDS encoding twin-arginine translocase TatA/TatE family subunit — translated: MQGLGGPELIIIFFVILLLFGAKRLPELFRSFGKSIGEFKKATRDIETDFRQAMDTTEEPAPRTPPVTPKAEPTAPAPKAHPTSPSKEG
- the alr gene encoding alanine racemase, with product MYAPPLGRRCWAEIDLAALERNLHKIRSALPPGVSYVSVVKADAYGHGYQQTVTRLMQAGADLFAVANVTEARQIEEIGSGWPILILSPVLPDELSEIADHDWMVTVSSASEVDRLSRLARERGRPVQIHLKIDTGMGRLGIWYEQADALYHHIQQSPGVDLRGVFTHFSSADSDLDYTHLQRERMLQLIKRLDLQPSDKMMLHADNSAALSSFLNPGPFNAVRIGLLQFGIEPKTSAAIGHVRVEPVFSFHTRVSLVKRLPAGTPISYGGTVRLKANSRVALLAAGYADGIPFPGTGGGHVLIDGTHCPILGRVTMDQTVVDVSHLNNVNAGDPAVLIGHQQKQKISLEEFSLQGNTIPWESLTSITKRVDRIYRTAKL